The following coding sequences are from one Oncorhynchus clarkii lewisi isolate Uvic-CL-2024 chromosome 20, UVic_Ocla_1.0, whole genome shotgun sequence window:
- the LOC139376176 gene encoding ADP-ribosylation factor 1, translating to MGNLFASLFKAFGKKEMRILMVGLDAAGKTTILYKLKLGEIVTTIPTIGFNVETVEYKNISFTVWDVGGQDKIRPLWRHYFQNTQGLIFVVDSNDRERVNEAREELMRMLAEDELREAVLLVFANKQDLPNAMNAAEITDKLGLHSLRHRNWYIQATCATSGDGLYEGLDWLSNQLKNQK from the exons ATGGGGAATTTATTTGCAAGTCTCTTTAAAGCATTTGGCAAGAAAGAGATGAGGATCCTCATGGTGGGTCTCGATGCTGCTGGTAAAACAACTATCCTGTACAAGTTAAAACTTGGAGAAATTGTAACTACCATTCCAACTATAG GTTTCAACGTCGAGACAGTTGAGTACAAGAACATAAGTTTTACAGTGTGGGATGTAGGCGGTCAAGACAAAATTCGACCGTTGTGGCGTCATTACTTCCAGAACACACAGG GTCTTATCTTTGTTGTGGACAGCAATGACAGAGAGCGTGTGAACGAAGCCCGTGAAGAACTGATGAGAATGTTGGCAGAGGATGAACTACGAGAGGCAGTCTTATTAGTATTCGCTAACAAACAG GACCTCCCAAATGCTATGAATGCGGCCGAAATCACAGACAAGCTGGGACTGCACTCCCTCCGCCATAGAAACTGGTACATCCAGGCCACCTGTGCCACCAGCGGAGACGGTCTCTATGAAGGACTGGATTGGTTGTCTAATCAGTTAAAAAACCAGAAATAG
- the c20h1orf35 gene encoding multiple myeloma tumor-associated protein 2 codes for MFGASRSGGVRGGQDQFNWDDVKGDKHRENYLGNSLMAPVGRWQKGKDLTWYAKDKKGVVKPMSREEELATVKAAEQEALMAALGHKNIKRQPTGLTKEDLADVCRREDVEAEDRDVDRVSGLGSSGATSRKMVFSQKEKEAAKIGLSVFTHHKTEGKSGSQEAFARKMSENTEKQDMDQRHESSKKKKKEKRKKKEKKKKKRQRRDSSSSSGSDNDSKRHRKDHHHHNPSCLSQTGARPHDSHSRGGPKGERHPSSSQRRQQRHDTDSSDRGSPVPRHRASHKAAPAAPTQSHRRRHDTDSDD; via the exons ATGTTTGGTGCCTCGAGATCTGGGGGTGTAAGGGGAGGGCAAGACCAGTTCAACTGGGACGATGTGAAAGGCGATAAACACAGGGAAAACTACCTCG GGAACTCTCTTATGGCACCGGTGGGGCGATGGCAGAAAGGCAAAGATCTGACGTGGTATGCCAAAGACAAAAAAGGCGTTGTCAAGCCTATGTCAAGAGAAGAGGAGCTTGCCACTGTGAAAGCAGCAGAGCAAGAGGCACTGATGGCTGCCCT AGGCCACAAGAATATAAAGAGACAACCAACTGGCCTGACCAAAGAG GACCTTGCAGATGTGTgcaggagggaggatgtggaagCTGAGGACAGAGATGTGGATAGAGTCTCAGGCCTTGGAAGCTCTGG TGCAACGTCACGGAAAATGGTGTTCTCCCAAAAGGAGAAGGAAGCTGCCAAAATTGGCTTGTCAGTCTTCACA CACCATAAAACAGAAGGGAAGTCCGGAAGCCAGGAAGCCTTCGCCAGAAAGATGTCTGagaacacagagaaacaggacaTGGATCAAAG ACATGAGAGCAGcaaaaagaagaaaaaggaaaagagaaaaaaaaaggaaaagaagaagaagaaaaggcaGAGAAGagactcttcctcctcttcaggtTCAGACAATGACAGTAAAAG GCACAGAAAGGACCACCATCATCATAATCCATCATGCCTCAGTCAGACTGGAGCCAGACCCCATGACAGCCATTCAAGGGGGGGGCCAAAGGGCGAGcgccacccctcctcctcccaacGACGCCAGCAGAGGCATGACACAGACTCCTCCGACAGGGGGTCCCCTGTCCCTCGTCACCGTGCTAGCCACAAGGCAGCCCCTGCTGCTCCTACACAAAGCCACAGGCGGCGCCATGACACAGACTCGGACGATTAA